Below is a window of Macadamia integrifolia cultivar HAES 741 chromosome 8, SCU_Mint_v3, whole genome shotgun sequence DNA.
TCCACCCATTCCTTCATCCTTTCCACTCTTGTTTTAACCCATCCCTTCACAAGATCAGCAATTGCAGTTTCAGCCTCATAAGGAGGCATCTCACGGATTATTGCCTTGCCACCATCTTCACTGTCCACAGAATCTTCAACAGCAATCTGCACAAGGTCTTTCTCCAACTTGTCTGCAGCTCTCAACACTTGTACGGCATCAGGTGTGAGCTCCATTATACCAAAAACAAATTGCTTCAGCTCATTGCCATAGCAAGCATGAAGAGTGGCAACGGCAACACCTGCTGCAAAAGGATGCCATCTCTTCAATATAGGACTAAACACCTCCTTCTCATTAGCTGCCAACTCACCAATATCCTTTGCAAGAATGCAAAGGACAGGAAGAGGATTAGGCAGCTTTTTTGATGACCTCCTGCTTGAGTCAGCCTTCTCCATTCTCTGTTTCAGTACAGATGAAACCAATCTTCATGTCATAAAACAGAACAAAAGCTGAATTGACACAAATTAGAATGAACCAACAACAAACTCAGACTCATTACAATGATCCATGAATAGCAAAAGAAAAGACTTATTATGGGAAATTCAGAAATCGCATTTTGGACCTATAATAACCAACTACCAACCAAGGGGTTCGCTTTCTATCTTAACCACGATGCTACTCTATCAAGTTGTGCACATTTCAGATATAGACACAGACTTAGGTGGAGTAAAACCGTACagtccatagttgtcaaggcgaggcctaggcatccaggccaCTTGGTTGCCTTGCGTTTGAACCCCCCCTCaaatgccttgggtcacctagctgctgtgacaactatggtacaGTCTGCATATTTTTTAGCTTTTCCCATTCACTAAGTCACCAAATAAAACAGTCTAAAGTAGATGCACATTTgagtgttaggtttcttgacgTAATGGGCTTTAGGCCTATCATAAAAAGCTTGTTACCAAGGGAAATGATGTAACAGAAGATGTGGACTTGCCTGGGCAAAAGCTGTGCGGATTGATGATCTAATGTAAGTGTCAACCCTGTTACGAGCCACATCgacctcttctttccttttcttgcgATACTCATGAGAGATATCTTCCACTAGTATCTTGGCTGATGTTACCCCTAGAGAAACAATACTCTCCATTGACTCAATATTTGTGCGGTTGAATGTGTCATGGTAAGCAAGAAGCCTTTTTTCTGCCCACCCCAGTATTGAGCTCAATGTCGAACTCAAGACCTTCGAATACACTGGATCTTTTGTTGACTTTGCATCTTGGGCAACTTCTGCTAACTGATTATTGGCAGCAAACAGCAGGTCATTTTCTACTTGGCCAGTTGTAATGTAACGGTGAAACAAAACCCAAGAAAAGCAAAGGTTATGGAGCATCTGGTTCATTCCAAGCATCACCCATGTCTTCTTCATGAGCTCTATAACCTCATCAACCTCCTCAATAACAGATGTTTCTTCATTAGCATCAAAACAAGCTTCTAAAAGCATTTGGTAGAGTCGAAGGTTAAATGGAAACCCATCTGCCCAATGGCATGTCTCTGAAACAGAACCATCAAATGATCTGCAAGCAAGAGACATTACAGTGGTTCGGAGGACTTGCATTGATTCATTGTTCTTCCCAGTTTCTATGAGTCTCTCTGAGGCACCACGAATAATCTGCCGAAGCCGTTGAGATGCTGCATCTGACTTGTCTGGTGGCAGATGAGGATGCAGGAGTAATCCAGCCTCAAGAAGCTTCAAATTTCTCATCTGCCAGGCTTCATATTCTTGCTGATTGGTAAAATCTGAAGACTTGAACTGTTGCAATAGCTCCAATGGCAGAACAATCGACTCAATGCGTCTTCCAAGCTGTTACAAAGCATGCAAGAGATAGTCAACCACTATATCCAAAGTTCTAAGGCAATGAATATTTGTGTCTGCAGAAAAGATATCGAAGTAAGTAAAATTCTGAAAACGCAAATATATTTAGTGGACATTGTCAGCACATGGATTTGTACTACCAAAAGAATCACAAACCAAACTGCCAAAGAATCAATAGCTACCCTCTAATAAGCTTTGACATGGGTTTCCAGTTAATTAGAatcacaaaaggaaaaaaaaaaattaatcccaGGAACAACCCACTTACACTTAACCCAACTTATGAATCAACAATTTAGTTTCAATCGAGACCTGAACTTCAGAAGGAAGACCAGTTACTTGAACTGCAGCAAAAGAGACAAGGATTCAGCAGGTTCGGGtacaagaaattgaaaaaaacacaaatcccAGATCTACAAAAAGACCAGATTATGGGGTCCTCTACATCCCTAAAATCCATTATAATTGGCAtgcaagtaaaaaaaatgatgggATTTCTCATTGCTGGTAGCCAAAATGTAGGACCAATCTCTATCTGCATACATTCAGAAACAACGGCACCCCACTAATGGCCAGACTGTATGGACCTCCTTAAGCGGCTACTCTGAATACTACTAACCATACCAAAAG
It encodes the following:
- the LOC122086509 gene encoding protein unc-13 homolog isoform X2 codes for the protein MRNLKLLEAGLLLHPHLPPDKSDAASQRLRQIIRGASERLIETGKNNESMQVLRTTVMSLACRSFDGSVSETCHWADGFPFNLRLYQMLLEACFDANEETSVIEEVDEVIELMKKTWVMLGMNQMLHNLCFSWVLFHRYITTGQVENDLLFAANNQLAEVAQDAKSTKDPVYSKVLSSTLSSILGWAEKRLLAYHDTFNRTNIESMESIVSLGVTSAKILVEDISHEYRKKRKEEVDVARNRVDTYIRSSIRTAFAQRMEKADSSRRSSKKLPNPLPVLCILAKDIGELAANEKEVFSPILKRWHPFAAGVAVATLHACYGNELKQFVFGIMELTPDAVQVLRAADKLEKDLVQIAVEDSVDSEDGGKAIIREMPPYEAETAIADLVKGWVKTRVERMKEWVDRNLQQEVWNPRVNKERIAPSVVEVLRTMDETLDAYFQLPIPMHPALLPELMTGFDRCLQHYITKAKSGCGSRNTYVPTMPALTRCTRASKIWRKKEKLQGTQRRKPQVGTMDGDSSFGVPQLCVRINTLQHIRAELDAFEKRIITHLRNCESAHADDFANGLGKKFDLAAAACLEGIQQLCEAIAYKVIFHDLSHVLWDGLYVGEPASSRIEPLLTELEQNLEIIAETVHNRVRTRVITEVMKASFDGFLLVLLAGGPSRAFSQQDSQIVEEDFKYLRDLFWSNGDGLPSDLIDKFSKTVEEVLSLFRANTQSLIDNFRRRTLTTYGPAAKSRLPLPPTSGQWNRDEPNTLLRVLCYRNDDAATKFLKKTYDLPKKL